The following proteins come from a genomic window of Pseudomonas syringae:
- a CDS encoding formyltransferase family protein yields the protein MQTIEPCKDKVLLSVCTMDWCDHGVEFAKTVFSNLEVFCWDPGDPYPYHLDNWEGDWIISYRGDFIFPESIYKNARKGAINLHPAPPKYRGLGSQHYAIYYNDETYGSTCHHLAPSVDSGQIINVARFNVAPAETASSLRLHVGAYCLQQFIHLLTDYILQGQPLPVSSENWGERLYKQSELKPWMEKIRAQEPDHRCFK from the coding sequence ATGCAGACAATCGAGCCATGCAAGGACAAAGTCCTGTTGTCGGTATGTACCATGGACTGGTGTGATCACGGGGTGGAGTTCGCCAAAACCGTATTCTCCAACCTGGAGGTGTTTTGCTGGGACCCGGGCGATCCGTATCCCTACCATCTGGATAACTGGGAAGGCGACTGGATCATTTCCTACCGCGGCGATTTCATATTCCCGGAGAGCATTTACAAGAATGCGCGCAAGGGAGCGATCAACCTGCATCCTGCGCCGCCCAAGTATCGCGGGCTTGGCAGTCAGCATTATGCGATCTACTACAACGATGAAACCTATGGTTCGACCTGCCACCATCTGGCGCCGTCAGTCGATAGCGGGCAGATCATAAATGTTGCGCGTTTCAACGTAGCGCCAGCCGAGACGGCATCGTCACTGCGCCTGCATGTCGGGGCGTATTGCCTGCAACAGTTCATTCATCTGCTCACCGATTACATCCTGCAAGGGCAGCCTTTGCCGGTATCGTCCGAGAACTGGGGAGAGCGGCTGTACAAGCAATCCGAGCTCAAGCCCTGGATGGAAAAAATCCGTGCTCAGGAGCCGGATCACCGTTGCTTCAAGTAA
- the xylA gene encoding xylose isomerase, whose amino-acid sequence MSYFPTVDKVIYEGPDSDSPLAFRHYDADKMVLGKPMREHLRMAACYWHTFVWPGADMFGVGTFKRPWQRPGDPMELAIGKAEAAFEFFSKLGIDYYSFHDTDVAPEGTSIKEYRNNFAQMIDHLERHQEQSGIKLLWGTANCFSNPRFAAGAASNPDPEVFAYAAAQVFSAMNATLRLKGANYVLWGGREGYETLLNTDLKHEREQLGRFMRMVVEHKHKIGFKGDLLIEPKPQEPTKHQYDYDSATVFGFLQQYGLENEIKVNIEANHATLAGHSFHHEIATAVSLGIFGSIDANRGDPQNGWDTDQFPNSVEEMTLATYEILKAGGFTHGGYNFDSKVRRQSLDEVDLFYGHVAAMDVLALSLERAAAMLQNDKLQQFKDQRYAGWQQPFGKSVLAGEFSLASLADHAFTHELNPQPVSGRQELLEGVVNRFIYT is encoded by the coding sequence ATGTCGTACTTCCCCACTGTCGACAAGGTTATCTACGAAGGCCCCGACAGCGACTCGCCCCTCGCCTTTCGCCACTATGACGCCGACAAGATGGTTCTCGGCAAACCCATGCGCGAGCATCTGCGGATGGCTGCCTGCTACTGGCACACGTTCGTCTGGCCGGGTGCGGACATGTTCGGCGTCGGCACCTTCAAGCGCCCGTGGCAACGGCCCGGTGACCCGATGGAACTGGCGATCGGCAAGGCCGAAGCGGCGTTCGAGTTCTTCTCCAAGCTGGGTATCGACTATTACAGCTTCCACGACACTGATGTCGCCCCGGAAGGCACGTCCATCAAGGAGTACCGCAATAACTTCGCGCAGATGATCGATCACCTGGAGCGTCATCAGGAACAGAGCGGGATCAAACTGCTGTGGGGCACCGCCAACTGCTTCAGCAACCCGCGCTTTGCCGCAGGTGCTGCCAGCAACCCGGACCCTGAGGTGTTCGCCTACGCCGCTGCCCAGGTGTTCAGTGCCATGAACGCTACCCTGCGCCTGAAAGGTGCCAACTATGTACTGTGGGGCGGTCGCGAGGGTTACGAGACCCTGCTCAACACCGATTTGAAACACGAGCGCGAACAGCTGGGACGCTTCATGCGCATGGTGGTCGAGCACAAGCACAAGATCGGTTTCAAAGGTGATCTGCTGATCGAACCCAAGCCCCAGGAACCGACCAAACACCAGTACGACTACGACAGCGCCACGGTTTTCGGATTTCTGCAACAGTACGGTCTGGAAAACGAGATCAAGGTCAACATCGAAGCCAACCATGCCACGCTGGCCGGGCACAGCTTTCATCACGAAATCGCCACCGCCGTCTCGCTGGGCATCTTCGGCAGCATCGACGCCAACCGTGGCGACCCGCAGAACGGCTGGGACACCGACCAGTTTCCCAACAGCGTCGAGGAGATGACCCTCGCCACCTATGAAATTCTCAAGGCCGGCGGCTTCACCCATGGCGGCTACAATTTTGATTCCAAGGTACGGCGCCAGAGCCTCGACGAGGTCGATCTGTTTTACGGCCACGTTGCCGCGATGGACGTGCTGGCCCTGTCACTGGAGCGGGCTGCGGCCATGCTGCAGAACGACAAGCTGCAACAATTCAAGGATCAGCGCTACGCCGGCTGGCAGCAGCCGTTCGGCAAGTCGGTGCTTGCAGGTGAGTTCAGCCTCGCCTCGCTGGCTGACCATGCGTTCACCCACGAGTTGAACCCGCAGCCGGTCAGCGGCCGCCAGGAATTGCTCGAAGGTGTGGTCAACCGGTTTATCTACACCTGA
- a CDS encoding sugar ABC transporter permease, whose translation MNQVKQFFTRYKMLALVISIAVIWLFFSWHTDGGFLTPRNLSNLLRQMSITGILACGMVLVIISGEIDLSVGSMLGLLGGLAAILDVVYHVPLLANLSVVALCGLMIGLANGYMTAYLRIPSFIVGLGGMLAFRGVLLGITGGTTIAPVSPALVYVGQGYLPHAAGTGLGLLLMALTIFLTWKQRRNRALHGLAPHSMVRDLLRVALIGAVLAGFVYILNSYDGIPVPVLLLLVLLGVFSYVTSQTVFGRRVYAVGSNMEATRLSGINVQAVKLWIFGIMGVMCAFAGLVNTARLAAGSPSAGNMGELDAIAACFIGGTSMRGGSGTVYGALLGALVITSLDNGMSMLDVDSYWQMIVKGGILVLAVWVDVSTRAGRR comes from the coding sequence ATGAATCAGGTCAAACAGTTCTTCACCCGCTACAAAATGCTCGCACTGGTGATTTCCATCGCCGTGATCTGGCTGTTCTTCAGCTGGCACACCGATGGCGGATTTCTGACCCCGCGCAACCTCTCCAATCTGTTGCGCCAGATGTCCATTACCGGAATCCTGGCCTGCGGCATGGTGCTGGTGATCATCAGCGGCGAGATCGATCTGTCGGTCGGTTCGATGCTTGGCTTGCTCGGTGGCCTGGCAGCGATTCTCGACGTGGTGTATCACGTCCCGCTGCTGGCGAATCTGAGCGTGGTGGCCTTGTGCGGCTTGATGATCGGTCTGGCAAACGGCTACATGACCGCTTACCTGCGCATTCCGTCATTCATCGTCGGGCTCGGCGGCATGCTGGCGTTTCGTGGCGTGCTGCTGGGGATTACCGGCGGCACCACGATTGCGCCCGTGTCGCCGGCGCTGGTCTATGTGGGTCAGGGTTATCTGCCGCACGCGGCAGGCACCGGGCTGGGCCTGTTGCTGATGGCGCTGACGATTTTCCTGACCTGGAAACAACGCCGCAATCGCGCCCTGCATGGCCTGGCGCCACACTCGATGGTGCGAGACCTGTTGCGCGTGGCGTTGATCGGCGCCGTGCTGGCCGGGTTTGTCTACATCCTGAACAGCTACGACGGTATTCCGGTTCCGGTTCTGTTGTTGCTGGTGCTGCTCGGGGTGTTCAGTTACGTCACCAGCCAGACCGTATTCGGCCGACGGGTGTACGCCGTCGGCAGTAACATGGAGGCCACCCGCCTGTCCGGCATCAACGTGCAGGCGGTGAAACTGTGGATCTTCGGCATCATGGGGGTCATGTGTGCCTTCGCCGGGCTGGTCAACACAGCTCGCCTGGCGGCGGGCTCACCCTCGGCTGGCAATATGGGCGAACTCGACGCCATCGCCGCCTGCTTCATTGGTGGTACGTCCATGCGCGGCGGCTCGGGAACCGTCTACGGTGCCCTGCTCGGCGCATTGGTGATCACCAGCCTAGATAACGGCATGTCGATGCTCGACGTCGACAGCTACTGGCAGATGATCGTCAAGGGCGGCATCCTGGTGCTGGCGGTGTGGGTGGATGTGAGTACGCGAGCCGGCAGGCGTTGA
- a CDS encoding LysE family translocator — MQNLDYYSIALFVIATCVTPGPNNIMLMSSGANFGMGRTLRHVAGINIGFPLMLVAVGLGAGAIFRQYPRLHDVLQLIGAVYLLFLAYQIARSPTADLGDKSGKPLGFTAAALFQWVNPKAWVMAVGAVLAYTSPLGSYTVQVVLIALLFFVLGSPCSMVWVFFGQYLRRFLTRPQRLKAFNICMSLVLVVSLIPVLRGLPFAQWWS, encoded by the coding sequence ATGCAGAACCTGGATTACTACTCGATCGCGCTGTTCGTAATTGCCACCTGTGTCACGCCAGGCCCCAACAACATCATGCTGATGTCGTCGGGCGCCAATTTCGGCATGGGCCGCACGCTGCGCCATGTAGCGGGGATCAACATCGGTTTCCCGTTGATGCTGGTGGCTGTCGGCTTGGGTGCCGGCGCGATTTTTCGGCAGTACCCCAGGCTGCACGATGTATTGCAGTTGATCGGGGCGGTTTACTTGCTGTTCCTGGCGTATCAGATCGCCCGCTCACCTACCGCCGACCTGGGCGACAAATCCGGCAAGCCACTGGGGTTCACGGCCGCCGCGTTGTTTCAATGGGTCAACCCGAAAGCGTGGGTCATGGCAGTGGGGGCGGTGCTGGCATACACCTCACCGCTGGGTTCCTACACCGTGCAGGTCGTTCTGATTGCGCTGCTGTTCTTTGTGCTGGGTTCACCGTGCTCCATGGTGTGGGTTTTTTTTGGCCAATACCTGCGGCGTTTTCTGACCCGGCCACAACGTTTGAAGGCGTTCAACATCTGCATGAGCCTAGTGCTGGTTGTGTCGCTGATACCGGTTTTGAGAGGCCTGCCATTCGCTCAATGGTGGTCTTGA
- the xylG gene encoding D-xylose ABC transporter ATP-binding protein, with amino-acid sequence MSDYLLQMNGIIKTFGGVNALNGIDIKVRPGECVGLCGENGAGKSTLMKVLSAVYPYGTWEGEILWDGQPLRAQSISETEAAGIVIIHQELTLVPDLSVAENIFMGHELTLAGGRMNYPAMIHRAEALMRELKVPDMNVALPVSQYGGGYQQLVEIAKALNKKARLLILDEPSSALTRSEIEVLLDIIRDLKAKGVACVYISHKLDEVAAVCDTISVIRDGKHIATTAMTEMDIPKIITQMVGREMSNLYPTEPHDVGEVIFEARHITCHDVDNPKRKRVDDISFVLKRGEILGIAGLVGAGRTELVSALFGAYPGRYSGEVWLDGRIIDTRTPRKAIRAGLCMVPEDRKRQGIIPDLGVGQNITLAVLDNYANMTRIDAEAELGSIDREISRMHLKTASPFLPITSLSGGNQQKAVLAKMLLTKPRVLILDEPTRGVDVGAKYEIYKLMGALAAEGVSIIMVSSELAEVLGVSDRVLVIGEGQLRGDFINHELTQEQVLAAALSHPDDADEKPNNNERKTA; translated from the coding sequence ATGTCCGACTATCTGCTGCAAATGAACGGCATCATCAAAACCTTTGGCGGCGTCAACGCCCTGAACGGCATCGACATCAAGGTCAGACCCGGCGAATGCGTGGGGTTGTGCGGTGAAAACGGTGCCGGAAAATCGACATTGATGAAAGTCCTCTCGGCGGTCTACCCCTACGGCACCTGGGAAGGCGAGATTCTTTGGGACGGTCAACCCCTGAGGGCACAGTCGATCAGCGAAACCGAGGCCGCCGGGATCGTCATCATCCATCAGGAACTGACGCTGGTCCCGGACCTCTCCGTGGCTGAAAACATCTTCATGGGCCATGAACTGACCCTGGCGGGCGGGCGCATGAACTACCCGGCCATGATCCATCGTGCCGAAGCCCTGATGCGCGAGCTCAAAGTCCCCGACATGAACGTAGCGCTGCCGGTTTCGCAATACGGAGGGGGTTATCAGCAACTGGTTGAAATCGCCAAGGCACTGAACAAGAAGGCGCGACTGTTGATCCTCGATGAGCCCTCCTCGGCCCTGACCCGTTCGGAAATCGAGGTGCTGCTCGACATCATCCGCGACCTGAAAGCCAAAGGCGTTGCCTGTGTTTATATCTCGCACAAACTCGATGAGGTGGCGGCTGTGTGTGACACCATTTCGGTGATCCGCGACGGCAAACACATTGCCACCACTGCCATGACGGAAATGGACATCCCGAAAATCATCACCCAGATGGTCGGGCGTGAGATGAGCAACCTGTATCCCACCGAACCCCACGATGTCGGCGAGGTGATTTTCGAGGCACGGCACATCACCTGTCACGATGTCGATAACCCCAAACGCAAGCGCGTGGACGACATCTCGTTTGTTCTGAAACGCGGGGAAATTCTCGGCATTGCCGGGCTGGTGGGTGCTGGCCGTACGGAGCTGGTCTCGGCACTGTTCGGCGCCTATCCGGGCCGCTACAGCGGCGAGGTATGGCTGGACGGCCGGATCATCGATACACGCACACCGCGCAAAGCCATCCGCGCCGGGCTGTGCATGGTTCCCGAAGACCGCAAGCGTCAAGGCATCATTCCCGACCTTGGCGTGGGCCAGAACATCACCCTCGCCGTTCTGGACAATTACGCCAACATGACCCGCATCGACGCAGAAGCCGAACTGGGCAGCATCGACCGGGAAATCTCGCGCATGCACCTCAAGACCGCCAGCCCATTCCTGCCGATCACTAGCCTGTCCGGTGGCAATCAGCAGAAAGCCGTGCTGGCGAAGATGCTCCTGACCAAACCTCGCGTGCTGATTCTCGACGAACCCACCCGAGGCGTCGATGTAGGCGCCAAATACGAGATCTACAAGCTGATGGGCGCGCTGGCCGCTGAGGGCGTTTCGATCATCATGGTCTCGTCGGAACTGGCCGAAGTGCTGGGCGTTTCCGACCGCGTGCTGGTGATCGGCGAAGGCCAGCTGCGCGGCGACTTCATCAATCACGAACTCACCCAGGAACAGGTGCTCGCTGCCGCCCTTAGCCACCCCGACGACGCTGACGAAAAACCTAACAATAACGAGCGGAAGACCGCATAA
- the xylF gene encoding D-xylose ABC transporter substrate-binding protein, translating to MNTLKRTLLASALALLSLPAMADPAHPKIGFSIDDLRLERWSRDRDYFVAAAEKLDAKVFVQSADANEQKQISQIENLISRGVDVIVIVPFNATVLTNAVAEAKKAGIKIVSYDRLILNADIDAYISFDNEKVGEMQASGVLKAAPKGNYFLLGGAPTDNNAKILREGQMKVLQPAIDKGDIKIVGQQWVKEWNPTEALSIVENALTRNNNKIDGIVASNDATAGGAVQALAAQQLAGKVPISGQDADLAAIKRVKDGTQTMTVYKPLKLIATEAAKLSVQLARNEKPAFSSQYDNGSKKVDTILLTPTPLTRDNLDLLVTDGFYTKAQIDGK from the coding sequence ATGAACACCCTGAAACGCACGCTACTCGCCAGTGCTCTGGCCCTTCTGTCTCTACCTGCCATGGCTGACCCCGCCCACCCGAAAATCGGTTTTTCGATTGATGACCTGCGTCTGGAACGCTGGTCGAGAGACCGGGATTACTTCGTTGCAGCGGCTGAAAAGCTGGACGCCAAGGTGTTTGTGCAATCGGCTGATGCCAATGAGCAAAAGCAGATTTCGCAGATCGAGAACCTCATTTCTCGTGGCGTGGATGTGATTGTCATCGTGCCGTTCAACGCCACGGTGCTGACCAACGCGGTTGCCGAAGCCAAGAAGGCGGGTATCAAGATCGTGTCCTATGACCGGCTAATCCTGAACGCCGATATCGACGCCTACATCTCTTTTGATAACGAAAAGGTCGGTGAGATGCAGGCCAGTGGCGTACTCAAAGCGGCCCCCAAAGGTAATTATTTCCTGCTCGGTGGCGCGCCTACGGACAACAACGCCAAGATACTGCGCGAGGGCCAGATGAAAGTGTTGCAACCGGCCATCGACAAGGGCGATATCAAGATTGTCGGCCAGCAGTGGGTGAAGGAATGGAACCCCACCGAAGCGCTGAGCATTGTGGAAAACGCCCTGACCCGCAATAACAACAAAATTGACGGCATCGTCGCCTCCAACGACGCCACGGCCGGCGGCGCTGTTCAGGCGCTGGCCGCACAGCAACTGGCGGGCAAGGTGCCGATCTCGGGGCAGGATGCTGATCTGGCAGCGATCAAGCGGGTCAAAGATGGCACCCAGACCATGACGGTGTACAAGCCGCTGAAGCTGATTGCCACTGAAGCCGCCAAACTCTCGGTGCAACTGGCGCGTAACGAAAAACCTGCCTTCAGCTCGCAATACGACAACGGCAGCAAAAAGGTCGACACCATCCTGCTGACCCCGACGCCATTGACCAGGGACAACCTCGACCTGCTGGTCACAGACGGCTTCTACACCAAGGCGCAGATTGACGGGAAATGA
- a CDS encoding aspartate aminotransferase family protein gives MSKVIYKNLNTSPILATGGAGVWLEDATGKRYLDTCGGVAVSSLGHGHPRIAAAFEREAKKLAWAHAGSFTTQAAEQLAESLVAASGGLARAQFLSGGSEVMELAMKIAYQYQCERGLPDKSVFISRRQSYHGSTLGTLSISGNPQRQSVFGPLLPKAEFVSPCYAYRDQRHDENEEQYATRLAEELDQKIRSLGSENVAAFFAETVVGSTNGAVPPVQGYFRKIKAVCERHDVLLVLDEVMAGMGRTGQLFAYADDGIVPDMVAVGKGLAAGYMPISALLISEQVHAVMAGGSGVLGNGQTHVNHPLACAIALEVQQVIAEENLLAQVRQRGEQLRSWLTESLSDLDIVGDVRGRGLFVGVEFVESRSSKAPFSGGGAYAAALKKEALQHGLLIYPGSGTVQGVEGNHVLFAPPFITSESELAQMVERFGAVVRAVAH, from the coding sequence ATGTCAAAAGTGATCTATAAAAACCTTAATACCTCACCGATTCTGGCAACAGGCGGGGCAGGGGTCTGGCTCGAAGATGCAACCGGCAAACGCTACCTGGACACCTGCGGCGGTGTCGCGGTATCAAGCCTGGGCCACGGCCATCCACGTATCGCGGCAGCCTTCGAGCGCGAGGCGAAGAAGCTGGCCTGGGCGCACGCGGGCAGTTTCACCACGCAGGCAGCGGAGCAGTTGGCCGAAAGCCTGGTGGCAGCCAGTGGCGGCCTGGCGCGTGCGCAGTTTTTGTCAGGAGGATCGGAGGTCATGGAGCTGGCGATGAAAATTGCCTACCAGTACCAGTGCGAGCGGGGGCTGCCCGATAAATCGGTGTTCATCTCGCGGCGACAGAGCTATCACGGCAGCACGCTCGGCACCTTGAGTATTTCCGGCAACCCGCAGCGGCAATCGGTCTTCGGCCCGCTATTGCCCAAGGCCGAGTTTGTCTCGCCGTGTTATGCCTACCGTGATCAGCGTCACGACGAAAACGAAGAGCAATACGCAACTCGCCTGGCCGAGGAACTCGACCAGAAAATCCGCAGCCTGGGCAGCGAAAATGTTGCGGCTTTTTTCGCTGAAACAGTGGTGGGCTCGACCAATGGTGCCGTTCCTCCGGTGCAGGGTTACTTTCGCAAGATCAAGGCGGTCTGCGAGCGGCACGACGTGCTGCTGGTCCTTGATGAAGTGATGGCCGGCATGGGGCGTACCGGTCAACTGTTCGCCTATGCCGACGACGGCATCGTGCCGGACATGGTCGCCGTCGGCAAAGGCCTGGCGGCCGGTTACATGCCTATCTCGGCACTGTTGATCAGTGAGCAGGTGCATGCGGTGATGGCCGGGGGCTCTGGCGTGCTGGGCAATGGGCAGACTCATGTCAACCACCCGCTGGCCTGTGCCATTGCGCTGGAAGTGCAGCAGGTCATCGCTGAGGAGAATTTGCTGGCCCAGGTGCGCCAGCGCGGCGAGCAATTGCGCAGTTGGCTCACTGAAAGCCTGAGTGATCTGGATATCGTCGGCGATGTGCGCGGGCGCGGGCTGTTTGTCGGTGTCGAGTTTGTCGAAAGCCGCTCCAGCAAAGCGCCGTTCAGCGGCGGCGGTGCCTACGCTGCAGCACTCAAAAAAGAGGCCCTGCAGCACGGCCTGCTGATTTACCCCGGCAGCGGCACGGTGCAGGGCGTAGAGGGCAATCATGTGCTGTTTGCTCCGCCGTTCATCACCAGTGAAAGCGAACTGGCGCAAATGGTCGAGCGTTTCGGTGCGGTGGTGCGAGCGGTCGCTCACTAG
- a CDS encoding carbamoyltransferase family protein — MAIYVLGISAFYHDSAAALVKDGVPVAAAQEERFTRVRHDPAFPAQAIAYCLDAEGITLNDLEAVVYYEDPQEKFSRVISSFASGGIGGARTFINAMPEWIRWKWNVLKFVDEQLELLDRGKAPRTQASQHHRSHAAAAFYPSPFENAAVLCIDGIGEWHSTTIWHGKGSSLELKNSISYPHSVGLLYSAMTYYCGFKVDSGEYKLMGLAPYGQPVYADKIRDELINIRDDGSFTLNMKYFEYLRGERMVGESFEELFGGPIRQPESPISQRECDLAASIQKVTEEVVLGLATAAVKQTGQRNLCLAGGVALNCVANGVLSRSGRFDSIWIQPAAGDAGCALGAALDYAVKRSGRPHLASSKPDAMSGSLLGPGFDDEEIAAFLLENHYPFTRYDDARLYDQVAARLAEGAVVGWFQGRMEFGPRALGARSILGDARNPEMQRTMNLKIKYRESFRPFAPAVLAEDAGNYFDICEKSPYMLMVAPVTDSIKSPQSLHDNGPQRGLGSINNVRSQLPAVTHVDLSARVQTVTEENNAPFTYLLRSFKARTGCSVLVNTSFNVRGEPIVCKPAEAYACFMRTEMDVLVLGHFVLERPGQPAFVEAVDWRNEIPLD; from the coding sequence ATGGCTATTTACGTCTTAGGAATATCTGCCTTCTATCACGACAGCGCCGCAGCTCTGGTCAAGGATGGTGTGCCCGTGGCTGCCGCGCAGGAAGAGCGCTTCACCCGTGTGCGCCATGACCCGGCTTTTCCGGCTCAGGCGATCGCCTATTGCCTGGACGCCGAGGGAATCACCCTGAATGACCTGGAGGCGGTGGTCTATTACGAAGACCCTCAGGAGAAATTCTCGCGGGTTATTTCTTCTTTCGCCAGTGGCGGCATCGGTGGTGCGCGCACGTTTATCAACGCGATGCCGGAGTGGATTCGCTGGAAATGGAACGTGCTGAAGTTCGTCGACGAGCAACTTGAGCTGCTCGACCGAGGCAAGGCGCCGCGCACCCAGGCGTCCCAGCATCACCGCTCGCACGCTGCGGCTGCGTTCTATCCGTCACCTTTTGAGAACGCAGCGGTGTTGTGTATCGACGGCATTGGTGAGTGGCATTCGACCACGATCTGGCACGGCAAGGGCTCCAGTCTTGAACTGAAGAATTCAATTTCCTATCCGCATTCCGTGGGCTTGCTGTATTCGGCAATGACCTACTATTGCGGCTTCAAGGTCGATTCAGGGGAATACAAGCTGATGGGGCTGGCGCCCTATGGCCAGCCTGTCTATGCCGACAAGATCCGCGACGAACTGATCAATATTCGCGATGACGGTTCGTTCACCCTGAACATGAAGTACTTCGAATACCTGCGCGGTGAGCGCATGGTCGGCGAGTCCTTCGAAGAACTGTTCGGCGGGCCGATCCGGCAACCGGAAAGCCCGATCTCCCAGCGCGAATGCGACCTCGCGGCGTCGATCCAGAAAGTCACCGAGGAAGTGGTGCTGGGGCTGGCGACCGCTGCCGTCAAGCAGACCGGTCAACGCAACCTGTGCCTGGCCGGTGGTGTCGCGTTGAACTGCGTGGCCAACGGTGTGCTTAGCCGTTCCGGGCGTTTCGATTCGATCTGGATTCAACCCGCAGCCGGAGACGCCGGTTGTGCTCTGGGGGCTGCGCTGGACTATGCCGTCAAGCGCAGCGGTCGACCGCACCTGGCAAGCAGCAAGCCCGATGCCATGAGTGGCAGCCTGCTGGGGCCGGGTTTTGACGACGAAGAGATCGCCGCATTTTTGCTGGAAAACCACTATCCCTTCACGCGCTATGACGATGCCAGGCTATATGACCAAGTGGCTGCGCGTCTGGCCGAGGGTGCCGTGGTCGGCTGGTTTCAGGGGCGCATGGAGTTCGGGCCCCGCGCCCTCGGTGCGCGCTCGATTCTGGGCGATGCGCGCAACCCCGAGATGCAGCGCACCATGAACCTGAAGATCAAATACCGCGAGTCCTTTCGCCCGTTTGCACCGGCGGTACTGGCGGAAGACGCCGGGAATTATTTCGATATCTGCGAAAAAAGTCCCTACATGCTGATGGTTGCGCCGGTGACCGACTCGATCAAATCGCCGCAGTCGCTACACGATAACGGTCCGCAGCGCGGTCTGGGCAGCATCAACAATGTGCGCTCGCAATTGCCGGCGGTGACACATGTCGACCTGTCGGCCCGGGTGCAGACTGTGACCGAAGAAAACAACGCGCCCTTTACCTACCTGCTGCGCAGTTTCAAGGCGCGCACCGGTTGTTCGGTACTGGTCAATACCTCGTTCAACGTGCGCGGCGAGCCGATAGTGTGCAAGCCAGCCGAGGCATATGCCTGCTTCATGCGCACCGAAATGGACGTGCTGGTGCTGGGCCATTTTGTCCTGGAACGGCCGGGCCAGCCGGCGTTCGTCGAAGCCGTCGACTGGCGCAACGAAATCCCGCTGGACTGA
- a CDS encoding LysE family translocator, with product MFEFSSFFAALGVYVIGTASPGPGNLAIANTSLNYGRTPGLALAAGVISGSLCWGAMTAAGVSALLMSNSQILLWLKLLGACYLFFLAWKSIRGALAPNAALVSRVREKQTRNLGFYLQGLGIHLTNPKAALTWFTVTTVGLSANAPAWASFVLVAGCALLGFLIFCTYALAFSAQPAEPFFVRTRKSFGLICGVFYSIIAIGFLSSLF from the coding sequence ATGTTTGAGTTTTCGAGTTTTTTCGCGGCGCTGGGTGTCTACGTGATCGGCACCGCCAGCCCTGGGCCGGGCAACCTGGCGATTGCCAATACCTCCCTGAATTACGGCCGGACGCCGGGCCTGGCATTGGCCGCCGGGGTGATTTCCGGGTCGTTGTGCTGGGGGGCGATGACCGCTGCAGGGGTTTCGGCGCTGTTGATGTCCAACTCGCAAATACTGCTGTGGCTGAAACTGCTGGGTGCCTGCTACCTGTTTTTTCTGGCCTGGAAGTCGATTCGCGGGGCTCTGGCCCCAAACGCCGCTCTGGTGTCTCGGGTACGTGAAAAACAGACCCGCAACCTGGGGTTCTATCTTCAGGGCCTTGGCATTCACCTGACCAACCCCAAGGCGGCCTTGACCTGGTTCACTGTGACCACCGTCGGGCTCAGCGCCAACGCGCCTGCGTGGGCCAGCTTCGTGCTGGTGGCGGGCTGCGCGCTGTTGGGATTCCTGATTTTCTGCACCTATGCGCTGGCGTTTTCCGCACAGCCGGCGGAGCCGTTCTTTGTCCGGACACGCAAATCGTTCGGGCTGATTTGTGGTGTCTTCTATTCGATCATCGCCATCGGCTTCCTCAGCTCGCTGTTCTGA